From the Manis javanica isolate MJ-LG chromosome 11, MJ_LKY, whole genome shotgun sequence genome, one window contains:
- the LOC108401184 gene encoding olfactory receptor 51I2-like — protein MGLTNNSWFQPPTLLLTGIPGLEAQQTWISIPLCVMYLIALLGNCTILFVIKATSSLHEPQYIFLSMLAATDVSLSLSTLPTVLKVFLLNHRDIEFHSCLTQMFFIHTFSSMESAILLAMAYDRFVAICNPLHYPVVLTPPRIIGMGIAATVRGVVLMVPLPILLKQLSFCKGVTLSHCYCYHPDVMKLACGPVRVNTIYGLSLVLCSFGVDSVFIVMSYILILKTVLGIASEDGQLKALNTCVSHMFTVCIFYVPLIVLALIHRFGTFTSPLLHVSMANLFLFLTPVLNPLVYSLKTKQIRFAVNNMFKGRGILF, from the coding sequence ATGGGACTTACAAACAACAGCTGGTTCCAGCCACCTACTCTCCTTCTAACAGGCATTCCTGGACTGGAGGCTCAGCAAACATGGATCTCTATTCCACTGTGCGTCATGTATCTAATTGCACTCCTGGGAAACTGCACCATCCTCTTTGTTATCAAAGCAACCTCCAGCCTTCATGAGCCTCAGTACATCTTTCTGTCTATGTTGGCAGCCACGGATGTGAGTCTGTCTTTATCAACACTACCTACAGTTCTCAAGGTCTTCCTCTTAAATCACAGAGATATTGAGTTCCACTCTTGCCTAACACAAATGTTCTTCATCCATACCTTCTCCTCCATGGAGTCAGCCATCCTGCTGGCCATGGCCTATGATCGATTTGTAGCTATTTGCAACCCACTGCACTACCCTGTGGTCTTAACCCCTCCTCGGATTATTGGGATGGGGATCGCAGCCACAGTTAGAGGTGTGGTGCTGATGGTTCCCTTGCCGATCCTGCTCAAGCAGTTGTCCTTCTGCAAGGGTGTTACTCTGTCACACTGTTACTGCTACCACCCGGATGTCATGAAGCTGGCTTGTGGCCCTGTCCGAGTCAACACCATCTACGGGTTGTCCCTTGTCCTCTGCTCCTTTGGAGTGGACTCTGTGTTCATTGTCATGTCATACATCCTGATTCTGAAAACAGTGTTGGGTATTGCCTCAGAAGACGGTCAGCTCAAGGCACTTAATACTTGTGTTTCTCACATGTTCACTGTCTGTATCTTTTATGTGCCGCTCATTGTGCTAGCCCTGATTCATAGGTTTGGTACATTCACATCTCCTCTGCTCCATGTCTCTATGGccaatctcttcctcttcttgacCCCAGTCCTTAACCCCTTGGTGTATAGCCTAAAAACCAAACAGATAAGATTTGCAGTAAACAACATGTTCAAGGGCAGGGGAATCTTGTTCTAG